Genomic window (Acidobacteriota bacterium):
CAGGTCAATGATGACTTCGATCCGCCGGCTATAAAGCAATACTTCGCTCTTGTCCTTGGTCGTGATCAGATCCGCCAAACGGTCTTCGAGAATGCGAACGCGGTCGATTACGCGTCCGAGCCTCGTCGAGGTCGAAAGCACAATCGAACCGGTCGCCGATATCAGCAACGCCGGCGTGATCATCGCCGTCAGAAACTCGATCGTCGAGTTAAGGGCGTTGGGGTTTACGTTTAACAGATCGCCAGACATATCTTGATTTGGGAATCCGGATGTGGGATTGCGGATTTGGCCGTAATCAATCCCGACTTTTCCAAAAGCAAGAATCAATTCTAAACTAGATTCGTCAAAACTATGCAAATCCGAAATCAGAAATCACAAATCGAAAATGGTACCGTTGTTTGCCTTCAGCATAAAAGCCGGATACTTGAGAACAACCCGGCGGGCGATCCGCACATTCGCGATCTGTATGTTTATCTGCCGCCGAATTACGATGAATCGCTCCGTTATCCGAGCGTCTATGTTCTTTCGGGTTTCACCGGCCGCGGGAAAATGCTGCTCAACGACAGTGCCTTCACACCGAATTTCGCCGAGCGGATGGACCGATTGATCGCAACGGAGCGGATCCGTCCGATGATCGCGGTTCTGCCGGATTGTTTTACACGCTTCGGCGGTTCGCAGTATTTGAATTCGACCGCAACGGGCAATTACGAGAGTTATTTGACGGATGAGATCGTCGGATTCGTCGACGCGACGTTTCGGACGATTCCCGATCGCGCGTCGCGAGCGGTGATTGGCAAGTCCTCGGGCGGTTACGGCGCGCTGATGATGGCGATGCGCCACGCCGATCGTTTCGGCCTCGTGTGCTCGACCGCCGGCG
Coding sequences:
- a CDS encoding esterase translates to MQIRNQKSQIENGTVVCLQHKSRILENNPAGDPHIRDLYVYLPPNYDESLRYPSVYVLSGFTGRGKMLLNDSAFTPNFAERMDRLIATERIRPMIAVLPDCFTRFGGSQYLNSTATGNYESYLTDEIVGFVDATFRTIPDRASRAVIGKSSGGYGALMMAMRHADRFGLVCSTAGDAYFECCYLPDFVKAYRAIKGDPDALIAKMWNEEAKKGKHDFDGLNLIGMSACYSPNGTGFDLPFDLETGELRPDIWAKWLENDPVRLVEKSVENLRSLELLYIDAGTSDEFALDVGARVLASRLRDFGIDHIHEEFDGGHFNISYRFNGVLERVSDAL